A DNA window from Luteolibacter luteus contains the following coding sequences:
- a CDS encoding OmpA family protein, translating to MSRNLRMKAKQISSLLPGMARRGAMISCLLVCAAAMPVAMAEEPANPDSKPLKDDSAKASPEAQPVKDSSEAAGKDSRRVLDDGKQANNNSRETEGDAIPVEDNSGKANPNSGKVNDSSQAAGNDSRRVDDSDMNRASPDASRKTDRSVKADPRAAEVQDGNMDKANPASRPATASDRAKQATPPPVAPEPTNFEKETAVREAVTAAEESVRLSKLEIKQPAEARAIIDGILAADGPVSRVEQQRGAELADEALHSGDGVPDEMRAETEAYLRDRLRGQLAPDRKLPKFFRDRGDDDVVGLVPSDESPRFLHSGRRYVHFHSRTSIPSVLLANAALGYVSIYTPAEANRLYTPDEADLAVLPQEYRGGDARVLSYPVSEKSMISTNDITFQRGSTQFADAHSYEMARILSAAMKDNDFAGIRFVIEGHASAEGTFEENQILSQQRAEAIARELVRNGLEAERVIPVGFGASEARHPPTAPEAMRSMDRRVAIFRIEEPGLAR from the coding sequence ATGAGCAGAAACCTTCGTATGAAGGCGAAGCAAATTTCCTCTCTCCTGCCTGGCATGGCCCGCCGGGGAGCCATGATTTCCTGCCTGCTCGTGTGCGCTGCCGCAATGCCTGTCGCCATGGCGGAAGAACCAGCCAATCCCGATTCAAAGCCGCTCAAAGATGACTCCGCAAAAGCCAGCCCCGAGGCGCAGCCTGTGAAGGATTCTTCAGAGGCCGCTGGCAAGGATTCGCGCCGCGTGCTCGACGATGGCAAGCAAGCTAACAACAATTCCCGCGAGACCGAAGGCGATGCCATTCCGGTCGAGGACAACAGCGGCAAAGCCAATCCGAATTCGGGGAAGGTCAACGACAGCTCCCAAGCGGCGGGCAACGATTCCCGCCGAGTGGACGACTCCGACATGAACCGAGCTTCTCCCGATGCGAGCCGCAAAACCGACCGGTCGGTAAAAGCGGACCCGCGTGCCGCCGAAGTCCAGGATGGAAACATGGACAAGGCGAACCCCGCTTCACGGCCTGCCACAGCATCAGATCGTGCCAAACAGGCGACGCCTCCTCCCGTTGCACCGGAACCGACCAACTTTGAAAAGGAAACCGCGGTCCGAGAAGCAGTCACCGCTGCCGAAGAGTCCGTCCGCCTCAGCAAGCTTGAGATCAAGCAACCCGCGGAAGCTCGTGCCATCATCGATGGCATCCTTGCCGCCGATGGACCGGTGTCCCGTGTGGAGCAACAACGAGGAGCCGAGCTTGCCGATGAAGCACTACACTCCGGAGATGGAGTTCCGGATGAAATGCGCGCGGAGACCGAAGCTTACTTGCGTGATCGCTTGCGCGGCCAGTTGGCCCCTGATCGCAAGCTTCCGAAGTTCTTCCGGGATCGAGGGGACGATGACGTTGTGGGATTGGTTCCCTCGGATGAATCGCCGCGCTTCCTCCATTCCGGTCGCCGCTATGTCCATTTTCACTCGCGCACTTCGATCCCTTCGGTGCTGCTGGCGAATGCCGCACTTGGCTACGTCTCCATCTACACGCCTGCCGAGGCGAACCGCCTGTACACCCCCGATGAAGCGGATCTCGCGGTCTTGCCCCAGGAATACCGCGGCGGCGATGCCCGGGTCCTTTCCTACCCGGTCAGCGAGAAGAGCATGATCAGCACGAACGATATCACCTTCCAGCGCGGTTCGACCCAATTTGCGGATGCCCATTCCTATGAGATGGCCCGCATTCTATCGGCAGCCATGAAGGACAATGATTTCGCAGGAATTCGATTCGTGATCGAAGGTCACGCGTCTGCGGAAGGCACCTTTGAGGAAAATCAGATCCTTTCTCAGCAACGCGCTGAAGCGATCGCACGCGAACTCGTGCGCAATGGCCTTGAGGCCGAGCGTGTGATTCCCGTTGGCTTCGGTGCCTCGGAAGCCCGTCATCCTCCCACCGCGCCGGAGGCCATGAGAAGCATGGACCGCCGCGTGGCAATCTTCCGGATCGAGGAGCCCGGCCTGGCCCGCTGA